A single genomic interval of Carassius gibelio isolate Cgi1373 ecotype wild population from Czech Republic chromosome A22, carGib1.2-hapl.c, whole genome shotgun sequence harbors:
- the LOC127943027 gene encoding telomeric repeat-binding factor 2-interacting protein 1 isoform X2 has protein sequence MSKEGEEEVSDISPVLFLDTRGQSMCFYVRPGPTKTQLYPLITNGGGSLCRSQEPGAILLIDPGDATTITASSGLQYVSTKYITDCVEQNLQLDLDDYVISVGPSVQTRMVSRHQGSGRLGYSPEDDAAILKFMEKRQHEAKGNLVWKEMEKRRVTEHSWQSMRDRFLKHLQNRLVKKSPTKRKPLCFTQSPLRKKKVTENSDPETDASQNSPQKSVGDESDTQVASGNSVCPVVRTDPQPSPERARAPPDVADAAGETPQDERDVPVREQKTPEPDMTRRSGVDEDRDARDLPDGPSEQSSPNKTRQTTEASTPDSRQLGILGKAAREFEDSDVMDESEEVEEVPIMKPSNTRERSSSPAAGEPETQAELLTAARRDAAPDEERPGPSSTAVPASSSHVFLLDSESQDKQHSPTPEEAPSCDSVEHVENLMTKTKKDLLEVTKALWKASGDLARAQVYLLDGYERELHGPVWTLLDDDILLSADPDELEQLQSKYGEEEVTRRRDFLTAGTN, from the exons ATGTCGaaggagggagaggaggaggttTCTGACATCTCTCCGGTCCTATTCCTGGACACAAGGGGACAGTCAATGTGTTTCTATGTGAGACCCGGTCCCACGAAGACTCAGCTCTATCCTCTGATAACTAACGGAGGAGGCTCTTTGTGTCGCAGTCAAGAGCCCGGAGCTATTTTGCTGATCGACCCCGGGGACGCCACTACCATCACGGCGAGCTCCGGCCTACAGTACGTCTCTACCAAATACATCACAGACTGTGTGGAGCAGAACCTGCAGCTGGATCTGGACGACTATGTGATCAGCGTGGGACCGTCGGTCCAGACGAGGATGGTGAGCCGTCATCAGGGCAGTGGGCGGCTGGGTTACTCACCTGAAGACGACGCGGCCATCCTGAAGTTCATGGAGAAGCGGCAGCATGAAGCCAAAGGCAACCTGGTTTGGAAAGAAATGGAGAAACGGCGTGTTACCGAGCACAGCTGGCAGTCCATGAGGGATCGGTTTCTAAAACACCTCCAGAACAGACTCGTGAAGAAGAGTCCCACCAAAAGAAAACCGCTTTGTTTCACACAAAGCCCTTTGCGGAAGAAGAAAGTCACTGAGAACTCAGACCCTGAGACGGACGCCTCACAAAACTCTCCTCAGAAGTCTGTCGGTGATGAATCTGACACACAAGTGGCTTCGGGGAACAGCGTGTGTCCAGTTGTGAGGACCGACCCTCAGCCTTCCCCAGAGAGGGCCAGGGCTCCTCCAGATGTGGCTGATGCTGCTGGAGAAACCCCGCAGGACGAGCGGGACGTCCCGGTCCGAGAACAAAAAACACCAGAGCCTGACATGACCAGGAGATCTGGAGTAGATGAAGATCGTGATGCACGAGACCTTCCAGATG gaCCAAGTGAACAATCATCTCCTAACAAAACCAGACAGACGACCGAAGCCTCCACACCTGACTCTAGACAGCTGGGGATTCTGGGAAAAGCTGCGAGAGAGTTTGAAGACTCAGATGTG ATGGATGAAAGTGAAGAAGTAGAAGAAGTACCGATCATGAAGCCCTCGAACACACGTGAACGTTCATCATCACCTGCAGCTGGGGAACCCGAAACTCAAGCTGAGCTCCTCACAGCTGCCCGACGGGACGCAGCGCCTGATGAAGAGCGTCCCGGCCCTAGCTCCACAGCTGTCCCTGCGTCCTCGTCCCACGTCTTCCTCCTGGACTCAGAGTCACAGGACAAACAGCACAGTCCGACTCCAGAGGAAGCTCCCTCCTGTGACTCGGTGGAACATGTGGAGAACCTGATGACTAAGACCAAGAAGGATCTGCTGGAGGTGACCAAGGCTCTGTGGAAGGCCAGCGGTGACCTGGCCAGGGCTCAGGTGTATCTGCTGGATGGGTACGAGCGTGAGCTTCACGGGCCGGTCTGGACCCTTCTGGACGACGACATCCTCCTGTCGGCGGATCCTGATGAACTGGAGCAGCTTCAGTCCAAATACGGAGAGGAGGAAGTGACCAGGAGAAGAGACTTCCTGACGGCGGGCACCAACTGA
- the LOC127943027 gene encoding telomeric repeat-binding factor 2-interacting protein 1 isoform X1, giving the protein MLFAPKQINRKRLWRANLIHITFTMSKEGEEEVSDISPVLFLDTRGQSMCFYVRPGPTKTQLYPLITNGGGSLCRSQEPGAILLIDPGDATTITASSGLQYVSTKYITDCVEQNLQLDLDDYVISVGPSVQTRMVSRHQGSGRLGYSPEDDAAILKFMEKRQHEAKGNLVWKEMEKRRVTEHSWQSMRDRFLKHLQNRLVKKSPTKRKPLCFTQSPLRKKKVTENSDPETDASQNSPQKSVGDESDTQVASGNSVCPVVRTDPQPSPERARAPPDVADAAGETPQDERDVPVREQKTPEPDMTRRSGVDEDRDARDLPDGPSEQSSPNKTRQTTEASTPDSRQLGILGKAAREFEDSDVMDESEEVEEVPIMKPSNTRERSSSPAAGEPETQAELLTAARRDAAPDEERPGPSSTAVPASSSHVFLLDSESQDKQHSPTPEEAPSCDSVEHVENLMTKTKKDLLEVTKALWKASGDLARAQVYLLDGYERELHGPVWTLLDDDILLSADPDELEQLQSKYGEEEVTRRRDFLTAGTN; this is encoded by the exons ATGCTGTTTGCTCCAAAGCAGATTAATAGAAAAAGACTGTGGCGTGCAAATTTAATTCAT ATAACCTTCACCATGTCGaaggagggagaggaggaggttTCTGACATCTCTCCGGTCCTATTCCTGGACACAAGGGGACAGTCAATGTGTTTCTATGTGAGACCCGGTCCCACGAAGACTCAGCTCTATCCTCTGATAACTAACGGAGGAGGCTCTTTGTGTCGCAGTCAAGAGCCCGGAGCTATTTTGCTGATCGACCCCGGGGACGCCACTACCATCACGGCGAGCTCCGGCCTACAGTACGTCTCTACCAAATACATCACAGACTGTGTGGAGCAGAACCTGCAGCTGGATCTGGACGACTATGTGATCAGCGTGGGACCGTCGGTCCAGACGAGGATGGTGAGCCGTCATCAGGGCAGTGGGCGGCTGGGTTACTCACCTGAAGACGACGCGGCCATCCTGAAGTTCATGGAGAAGCGGCAGCATGAAGCCAAAGGCAACCTGGTTTGGAAAGAAATGGAGAAACGGCGTGTTACCGAGCACAGCTGGCAGTCCATGAGGGATCGGTTTCTAAAACACCTCCAGAACAGACTCGTGAAGAAGAGTCCCACCAAAAGAAAACCGCTTTGTTTCACACAAAGCCCTTTGCGGAAGAAGAAAGTCACTGAGAACTCAGACCCTGAGACGGACGCCTCACAAAACTCTCCTCAGAAGTCTGTCGGTGATGAATCTGACACACAAGTGGCTTCGGGGAACAGCGTGTGTCCAGTTGTGAGGACCGACCCTCAGCCTTCCCCAGAGAGGGCCAGGGCTCCTCCAGATGTGGCTGATGCTGCTGGAGAAACCCCGCAGGACGAGCGGGACGTCCCGGTCCGAGAACAAAAAACACCAGAGCCTGACATGACCAGGAGATCTGGAGTAGATGAAGATCGTGATGCACGAGACCTTCCAGATG gaCCAAGTGAACAATCATCTCCTAACAAAACCAGACAGACGACCGAAGCCTCCACACCTGACTCTAGACAGCTGGGGATTCTGGGAAAAGCTGCGAGAGAGTTTGAAGACTCAGATGTG ATGGATGAAAGTGAAGAAGTAGAAGAAGTACCGATCATGAAGCCCTCGAACACACGTGAACGTTCATCATCACCTGCAGCTGGGGAACCCGAAACTCAAGCTGAGCTCCTCACAGCTGCCCGACGGGACGCAGCGCCTGATGAAGAGCGTCCCGGCCCTAGCTCCACAGCTGTCCCTGCGTCCTCGTCCCACGTCTTCCTCCTGGACTCAGAGTCACAGGACAAACAGCACAGTCCGACTCCAGAGGAAGCTCCCTCCTGTGACTCGGTGGAACATGTGGAGAACCTGATGACTAAGACCAAGAAGGATCTGCTGGAGGTGACCAAGGCTCTGTGGAAGGCCAGCGGTGACCTGGCCAGGGCTCAGGTGTATCTGCTGGATGGGTACGAGCGTGAGCTTCACGGGCCGGTCTGGACCCTTCTGGACGACGACATCCTCCTGTCGGCGGATCCTGATGAACTGGAGCAGCTTCAGTCCAAATACGGAGAGGAGGAAGTGACCAGGAGAAGAGACTTCCTGACGGCGGGCACCAACTGA